One part of the Oncorhynchus kisutch isolate 150728-3 linkage group LG22, Okis_V2, whole genome shotgun sequence genome encodes these proteins:
- the LOC109867771 gene encoding carboxypeptidase A2, with translation MKVLVLFALLAAANCEKVFIGDQVIRVNVESEEQILLLRALEQDTYWDLDFWLHPVNTEVPVDIRVPSSSLYAVKDYLRAHNIQFSVMISNLQELLDEEKAEMEENNMSERSSKSFNFGAYHPLETIYSWMDGLVAAHPNLVTKEQIGTSYEGRPMYVLKFSTGGDKRPAIWVDSGIHSREWVSQATGVWTANKIASDYGTDASLTSLLKTMDIYLLILANPDGYVHSHTSDRMWRKTRSKNPGSMCRGVDPNRNWDAGFGGPGASTNPCSDSYHGPSPHSEIEVKNVVNLVKNHGNFKSFISIHAYSQLLMYPYGYTCKDALHAAELDSVGRSAVQKLSSLHGTTYKVGSICKIIYQASGGSIDWTYNLGIKYSFAFELRDTGRYGFILPANQIIPTASETWLALKDIMEYVRDHSY, from the exons ATGAAGGTGCTGGTACTCTTTGCGCTGCTTGCAGCCGCCAATTGTGAGAAGGTCTTCATTGG agaccaggtcatcagggtcaatgtggagtctGAGGAGCAGATTCTGCTTCTGCGTGCTCTGGAGCAGGACACATACTGGGAT CTGGACTTTTGGCTCCACCCTGTGAACACTGAGGTCCCTGTGGACATCCGCGTGCCCTCCTCCAGCCTGTACGCTGTCAAGGACTACCTCCGTGCCCATAACATCCAGTTCTCTGTCATGATTAGCAACCTGCAG GAACTCCTTGATGAGGAGAaggcagagatggaggagaaCAATATGAGCGAGCGCAGCTCCAAGAGCTTCAACTTTGGAGCCTACCACCCTCTTGAGACg ATCTACAGCTGGATGGATGGCCTGGTGGCTGCTCACCCTAACCTAGTTACCAAGGAACAGATCGGAACCTCCTATGAAGGCAGGCCCATGTATGTCCTGAAG TTCAGCACAGGTGGCGACAAGCGTCCTGCCATCTGGGTTGACTCTGGTATCCACTCCAGAGAGTGGGTGTCTCAGGCCACTGGAGTGTGGACCGCCAACAAG ATTGCCAGTGACTATGGTACTGATGCTTCCCTGACCTCCCTCCTGAAAACCATGGACATCTACCTGCTGATTCTAGCCAACCCTGATGGATACGTCCACAGCCATACCAGT GACCGTATGTGGCGCAAGACTCGCTCCAAGAACCCTGGCTCCATGTGCCGTGGTGTCGACCCCAACAGGAACTGGGATGCCGGTTTTGGAG GCCCCGGTGCTAGTACCAACCCCTGCTCTGACTCGTACCACGGCCCGTCTCCCCACTCTGAGATAGAGGTGAAGAACGTTGTGAACCTGGTGAAGAACCACGGCAACTTCAAGTCCTTCATCTCCATCCACGCCTACTCCCAGCTGCTCATGTACCCCTACGGATACACCTGCAAAGATGCGCTCCACGCGGCTGAACTG GACTCTGTGGGCAGGTCTGCAGTCCAGAAGCTCAGCTCTCTCCATGGAACCACATATAAGGTTGGCAGCATCTGCAAGATCATCT ATCAGGCCAGCGGAGGCAGCATCGATTGGACCTATAACCTGGGCATCAAGTACTCCTTTGCCTTCGAGCTGAGGGACACCGGTCGCTATGGTTTCATCCTGCCAGCCAATCAgatcatccccactgcctctgagaCCTGGCTGGCCCTGAAGGACATCATGGAGTATGTCCGTGACCACTCCTATTAA
- the smc1b gene encoding structural maintenance of chromosomes protein 1B produces the protein MGFLKQLDVDNFKSWRGKQVIGPFKRFNCIIGTNGSGKSNVMDALSFVMGERAATLRVKHTRDLIHGAHIGKPVSTTASVTMRYCDDNGEELNFCRSISGDSSEYRINGRQITLAKYTEELEKIGIVTKARNCLVFQGAVESIAMKNPKERTKMFERISQSLELSDDYDRKKEALQKAKEDTQFHFNKKRTATAEKKQVSSEKVEAQKYQELVDDLNQGRLQLNLFQLYHNEQGLSALSKTLRKRQEAVAGQKTGLNGWEQSIKAQKKEHGRFTRELQQIEKEIRGQEQTLSLRRSQYIKAKVNTSHHLKKVDDTHGALEKSQRMGAKKEEELAEFHQELQELERAWRDYERHAQEELTDRKADIQLEEEQLERYKELKELARKQGALLSQQTKKMHWEVKADHQKIEFDQRRKKEVEVSIKHSHTQLGDFTRRADKLEEYTNTCKSSLEESRQQEEVLSAELQRGRVRGEEVNQELGEVLGELQNARLDSQESKRQQQRNEVLENLRRLYPDTLFGRLVDLCSPIHKKYQLAVTKVFGRYMNAIVVSSEKVARDCIRFVKEERAEPETFLPIDYLDVSPLNERLRGVRGAKMMVDVVQCSPTAPQLKKVIQFVCGNALVCETLKEARAIAFDGPERLKTVALDGTMFSKSGVISGGSSHLRSKARRWDEKDMTKLKELKEQLTAELRGLVKLKRKEPELKQIQSQAQGVQTRLKYSHTELDTLRKKSIPNCHAEMSRLEAELANVESQLEMQKENMEIKELEMKKLQDRINQMEDVVFSDFCAEIGVANIREYEQEHLKQQQDVDRKRLEFESQRTCLKAQLEYEQGQLEQQRKKMKKLEETIAKEQCRVEEQKQEEEKLLVVMEESQSKVLDLKNHLQGKKTQASDSKAQVDQTMKSLQESSREQVKLQREVISAETALEQLRIWKHNLLLGCKIQGLPITLLSGSLDEISEVQLDSESLTESTCTTMDIYEREALMVIDYSGLGAELKDLAGEEVDPQVERLKETVSSLEGVLQRSTAPNLKALEKMRVVKDKFQGVVDAFDASTKAARRSNQEFEQVKAKRFRLFSQCFEHVSVVIDQIYKQLCRNTSAQAILSAENPDEPYLDGINYNCIAPGKRFMAMDNLSGGEKAIAALALVFAIHSFRPAPFFVLDEVDAALDNTNIGKVTSFIREQSRESLQIIVISLKEEFYSRADALLGVYPEFNECMFSRMLTLDLSPYPLNEENGTEREKEM, from the exons ATGGGGTTTCTAAAGCAGTTGGATGTGGATAATTTTAAGTCTTGGCGAGGGAAGCAAGTAATTGGACCTTTTAAAAGGTTTAACTGTATTATTGGCACAAATGGATCCG GTAAGTCGAACGTGATGGATGCCCTGAGCTTCGTGATGGGGGAACGGGCAGCGACTCTCCGCGTGAAGCACACCAGGGACCTCATCCACGGAGCCCACATTGGCAAGCCGGTGTCCACCACGGCCAGCGTCACCATGCGCTACTGCGACGACAACGGAGAGGAGCTCAACTTCTGTAGGAGCATATCGG GGGACTCCTCTGAGTATCGCATCAATGGCAGACAAATCACCCTTGCCAAGTACACAGAGGAACTGGAGAAGATAGGCATTGTGACTAAAGCTAGAAACTGTCTGGTATTCCAg GGGGCGGTGGAGTCCATCGCCATGAAGAACCCCAAGGAGCGGACCAAGATGTTTGAGCGCATCAGCCAGTCTCTGGAGCTGTCTGATGACTATGACAGGAAGAAGGAGGCTCTGCAGAAGGCTAAAGAAGACACGCAGTTCCACTTCAACAAGAAGAGGACAGCCACCGCAGAGAAGAAGCAGGTCTCCTCAGAGAAAGTGGAG GCCCAGAAGTACCAGGAGTTGGTGGACGACCTGAACCAGGGGAGGCTGCAGCTAAACCTGTTCCAGCTGTACCACAACGAGCAGGGCCTGAGTGCCCTGTCAAAGACCctgaggaagagacaggaggcTGTGGCCGGTCAGAAGACAGGACTGAATGGGTGGGAGCAAAGCATCAAGGCCCAGAAGAAAGAACATGGACGCTTTACCAGAGAGCTGCAGCAGATTGAGAAGGAGATCCG tGGGCAGGAGCAGACCCTGTCCCTACGTCGGTCCCAGTACATCAAGGCCAAGGTGAATACATCCCACCACCTAAAGAAGGTAGATGATACCCATGGGGCCCTGGAGAAGAGCCAGAGGATGGGTGCCAAGAAAGAGGAGGAGCTGGCTGAGTTCCATCAGGAGCTCCAGGAGCTGGAGAGGGCCTGGAGGGACTATGAGAGACATGCCCAGGAGGAGTTGACCGACCGGAAGGCTGACATACAGctggaggaggaacag TTAGAGCGCTATAAGGAGCTGAAGGAGCTGGCCAGGAAGCAGGGGGCCCTCCTGTCCCAGCAGACTAAGAAGATGCACTGGGAGGTCAAGGCTGACCACCAGAAAATTGAGTTTGACCAGCGGAGGAAGAAAGAAGTGGAG GTAAGCATTAAGCACAGCCATACTCAGCTGGGGGACTTCACCAGGAGAGCAGATAAACTGGAGGAGTACACCAACACCTGCAA GAGCTCTCTGGAGGAGTCTCGTCAGCAGGAGGAGGTGCTGTCTGCGGAACTGCAGAGAGGCagggtgaggggggaggaggtgaaCCAGGAGTTAGGGGAGGTACTGGGAGAGCTGCAGAACGCCAGGCTGGACAGCCAGGAGAGTAAGAGGCAGCAGCAACGCAACGAGGTCCTGGAAAACCTCCGCAGACTCTACCCTGACACACTG TTTGGTCGTCTGGTGGACCTGTGCAGCCCCATCCATAAGAAGTACCAGCTGGCCGTCACCAAGGTGTTTGGACGCTACATGAACGCCATAGTAGTGTCGTCAGAGAAGGTGGCTCGGGACTGCATCCGCTTTGTCAAAGAGGAGAGGGCCGAACCAGAAACCTTCTTACCCATAGATTACCTGGAC GTGAGCCCTCTGAATGAGCGGCTGCGCGGGGTGCGTGGAGCTAAGATGATGGTGGACGTGGTGCAGTGCTCCCCTACCGCTCCTCAGCTGAAGAAAGTCATCCAGTTTGTGTGTGGCAACGCTCTGGTCTGTGAGACACTCAAAGAGGCCAGAGCCATCGCCTTCGACGGGCCTGAGCGACTCAAG ACGGTGGCTCTGGACGGTACCATGTTCTCCAAGTCAGGGGTGATCTCTGGGGGCTCCAGCCACCTGCGGAGCAAGGCCCGGCGCTGGGACGAGAAGGACATGACCAAGCTGAAGGAGCTCAAAGAACAGCTGACTGCAGAGCTACGT GGTCTGGTGAAGCTGAAGCGTAAGGAGCCTGAGCTGAAACAGATCCAGTCTCAGGCTCAGGGGGTTCAGACCCGTCTGAAGTACTCCCACACTGAACTGGACACCCTCCGCAAGAAGAGCATTCCCAACTGCCACGCG GAGATGTCTCGCCTGGAGGCTGAGCTGGCCAACGTGGAGTCTCAGCTGGAGATGCAGAAAGAGAACATGGAGATCAAGGAGCTGGAGATGAAGAAGCTCCAAGACAGGATCAACCAG ATGGAGGACGTGGTGTTCTCAGACTTCTGTGCTGAGATAGGAGTGGCCAACATCAGGGAGTATGAACAGGAGCATCTCAAACAGCAGCAGGATGTAGACAGGAAACG GTTGGAGTTTGAGTCTCAGCGGACCTGTCTGAAGGCCCAGTTGGAGTATGAACAGGGTCAGCTGGAGCAGCAGAGGAAGAAGATGAAGAAACTAGAGGAGACCATCGCCAAGGAGCAGTGCAGAGTGGAAGAACAGAAGCAG GAGGAAGAGAAGCTACTGGTGGTGATGGAAGAGAGTCAATCTAAAGTGTTGGATCTGAAGAATCATCTGCAGGGGAAGAAGACCCAGGCTTCTGACTCTAAGGCCCAGGTGGACCAAACGATGAAGAGCCTTCAGGAGAGCTCCAG AGAGCAGGTGAAGCTGCAGAGGGAGGTTATCTCAGCTGAGACAGCCCTGGAGCAGTTGAGGATCTGGAAACACAACCTGCTGCTAGGTTGTAAGATCCAGGGCCTGCCCATCACGCTGCTGTCTGGCAGCTTGGACGAGATCAGTGAGGTGCAG CTGGACTCAGAGTCACTCACAGAGAGCACCTGCACCACTATGGACATCTACGAGAGAGAGGCGCTGATGGTCATCGACTACTCTGGCCTGGGAGCTGAGTTGAAG GATCTTGCAGGGGAGGAGGTGGACCCCCAGGTAGAGCGTCTTAAGGAGACAGTGTCCTCTCTAGAGGGGGTCCTACAGCGCTCCACAGCCCCCAACCTTAAAGCCCTGGAGAAAATGAGGGTGGTCAAGGACAAATTCCAGGGGGTGGTGGATG CATTTGATGCCAGCACCAAGGCAGCCAGAAGGAGTAACCAGGAGTTTGAGCAGGTTAAAGCCAAACGCTTCAGACTCTTCAGTCAGTGCTTTGAACACGTCTCTGTCGTCATCGACCAGATCTACAAACAACTGTGCAGGAACACCAGCGCTCAG GCCATTCTGAGTGCTGAGAACCCAGATGAGCCCTACCTGGATGGCATCAATTACAACTGTATTGCTCCTGGGAAACGCTTCATGGCCATGgacaacctgtctggaggagaGAAGGCCATCGCTGCCCTGGCTCTGGTGTTCGCAAtacacag CTTCCGTCCAGCTCCGTTCTTTGTCCTGGATGAGGTTGATGCAGCCCTGGACAACACCAATATTGGCAAA GTGACCAGCTTTATCAGGGAGCAGTCGAGAGAGAGCCTCCAGATCATCGTCATCTCTCTGAAGGAGGAGTTCTACTCTAGAGCTGACGCTCTGCTGGGGGTCTACCCTGAG TTTAACGAGTGCATGTTCAGCCGCATGCTGACGCTGGACCTAAGTCCCTATCCCCTGAACGAAGAGAacggaacagagagagagaaggaaatgtaa